The genomic DNA TACGGGCACGACGACGCCGACGGCGTGGGCGGCGACGGCGCCTTCTTCCTGCTCCTCGACGAGCCGGAGGTCTACGGGCTGCCGCCCGACCCGGTCGTCACCACGCGCGACCTGCCGGCCATGTGGCGGCGGGCCAGCGCGGCGGCCGCGGCCATGGCCGTCGGCGCCGTCGTCGCGTTCCTGGGCCGGCGCTGATGCCGGGGGCCGGCGGGCGGCGCGGCGGCGAGGAGCCGATGGTGCCGGCGGCCGAGTTCCGCTCGTACCACGGCCGGCCGGTGCTGAAGCGGCCGGTGTGGAAGTGGGACATCCCCGCCTACTTCGCGGCCGGTGGGATCATGGCCGGGTCCTCGCTGCTCGCCGCCGGCGCCGACCTCACCGGCAACCGGGCCCTGCGGCGGGCCGGCCGGCTGGCGGCCGCCGCCCACCTCGCCGCCAGCACGGCGTTCCTCGTGCACGACCTCGGGCGCCCGGGCCGGTTCGCCAACATGCTGCGGGTGGCCAAGCCGACCTCGCCGATGAGCGTCGGCACCTGGCTCCTCGCCGCCTACGGCCCGCCGGCCGGGGCCGCCGCCGCCTCGGAGGTGACCGGCCTGCTCCCCGGCGCCGGCCGGGTCGCCGGGCTGGCGGCGGCCGCCCTGGCCCCCGCCGTCGCCAGCTACACGGCCGTCCTCACCGCCGACACGGCCGTCCCCGCCTGGCACGACGCCCACCCGCAGCTGCCGTTCGTGTTCGTCGGCAGCGCGGCGGCGGCGTCCGGCGGGCTGGCCATGGGCCTCGTCGCCCCGGCCGACGCCGGGCCGGCCCGGCGGCTCGGCGTCCTCGGCGCGGCCGTCGACCTCGCCGCGTCGACGTGGATGGA from Acidimicrobiales bacterium includes the following:
- the nrfD gene encoding NrfD/PsrC family molybdoenzyme membrane anchor subunit, which produces MPAAEFRSYHGRPVLKRPVWKWDIPAYFAAGGIMAGSSLLAAGADLTGNRALRRAGRLAAAAHLAASTAFLVHDLGRPGRFANMLRVAKPTSPMSVGTWLLAAYGPPAGAAAASEVTGLLPGAGRVAGLAAAALAPAVASYTAVLTADTAVPAWHDAHPQLPFVFVGSAAAASGGLAMGLVAPADAGPARRLGVLGAAVDLAASTWMERAMGLSAEPYRQGRAGRFHRWARGLTAAGAVATAVAGRRSRLAA